In Hevea brasiliensis isolate MT/VB/25A 57/8 chromosome 13, ASM3005281v1, whole genome shotgun sequence, a single genomic region encodes these proteins:
- the LOC110663586 gene encoding uncharacterized protein LOC110663586 isoform X2, translated as MRRKLGITALVNDVVSSCWINKEDDVCFARLFQNPAILIANATKPKALIERERRMEELEKERLNQTFNSYFKTFHETFQTPYSSLDKVSWEEVVKMGDQVYKQATIIFGMFWTEEKTELKAVEENMVTYFNTVQDLLLLSRGSTVGAGPTLSSYISLSLQKVFDAVGCSIKLLAICVSSYGSCDKDLKLDVRRLVGAVRASFEVVCSDLKKTPATNITAIGKEMKQFAVSVKKVLCEMKELKPASSILIDEASDGGPPITEAGLQGEDDDLSPEEMKIAQSAIGVVSETTVVIEELIRTIVGMLDQEKSDNNGSFVYSLEKLLKLCQEIDGEIFELKACLYPPQDVTDIKEALENISRIISEMLAVVESFNTFLATFFQACCGLTSSIKQMETELDNYCTSDIESKMQNVAVSNEREREREREREG; from the exons ATGCGAAGGAAGTTAGGAATCACTGCCCTTGTAAACGACGTCGTTTCAAGTTGTTGGATTAATAAAGAGGACGATGTCTGCTTTGCCCGTTTATTTCAGAATCCGGCGATTCTTATCGCGAACGCCACGAAGCCAAAAGCGTTAATCGAGCGAGAGAGAAGGATGGAAGAACTGGAGAAAGAGCGACTCAATCAAACTTTTAATTCGTACTTCAAAACCTTTCATGAGACCTTTCAG ACACCATATTCATCACTGGATAAAGTGAGCTGGGAAGAAGTTGTGAAAATGGGTGATCAGGTCTACAAGCAAGCTACTATCATTT TTGGAATGTTTTGGACTGAGGAAAAAACAGAATTGAAAGCAGTTGAGGAGAACATGGTAACATACTTCAATACAGTGCAGGATTTGCTTTTGCTTTCTCGTGGAAGTACAGTGGGCGCGGGACCTACCCTTTCTTCCTATATCAGTTTATCTTTGCAAAAAGTTTTTGATGCTGTTGGTTGCAGCATTAAGTTGTTGGCGATATGTGTATCTTCATACG GATCTTGTGATAAAGACTTAAAACTTGATGTCCGTCGGTTAGTTGGTGCGGTACGTGCATCATTCGAGGTGGTATGTTCTGATCTCAAGAAGACACCTGCCACAAATATCACAGCAATTGGGAAAGAAATGAAACAATTTGCAGTTTCAGTGAAGAAAGTTCTTTGTGAGATGAAGGAGCTCAAGCCAGCTTCCTCCATTCTGATAGATGAGGCTTCTGATGGTGGTCCTCCCATAACAGAAGCTGGGTTGCAAGGAGAAGATGATGACCTGTCACCTGAAGAGATGAAAATTGCTCAATCAGCAATTGGGGTTGTGTCTGAGACAACAGTTGTCATAGAGGAACTTATCCGTACGATCGTAGGTATGCTTGACCAGGAAAAATCTGATAACAATGGCAGTTTCGTGTATTCCTTGGAGAAGTTGTTGAAGCTGTGTCAAGAAATAGATGGGGAGATTTTTGAGCTTAAAGCATGTCTTTATCCCCCACAAGATGTTACCGATATAAAGGAAGCTTTGGAGAATATATCCCGCATTATCAGTGAAATGCTGGCGGTGGTAGAAAGTTTCAATACCTTTTTGGCAACTTTCTTCCAGGCATGCTGTGGTTTGACGAGTTCAATAAAGCAAATGGAAACTGAGCTAGACAACTACTGTACATCTGATATAGAatctaaaatgcaaaatgttgctgtcagcaatgagagagagagagagagagagagagagagagaggggtga
- the LOC110663588 gene encoding protein DETOXIFICATION 12 translates to MEDSEKSLEETLLPKQREDETQSSALTWDVFTQECKKLCYIAGPMVAVTLSLYLINVISMMMVGHLGELALSSSAIAISLSSVTGFSLMVGMASALETLCGQAYGAEQYRKLGTQTYSAIFSLILVALAVSLLWFNMEKLLILLGQDPLIAHEAGKFTSLLVPALFAYAIFQPLTRYYQTQSLTIPMLISCCITLCLHVPLCWILVFKSGLKNLGGALAISISHWLNVIFLASYMKFSSACAKTRVPISMELFQGVGEFFRFALPSAVMICLQWWSYEFVILLSGLLPNPQLETSVLSICLTTIATLYSFPYGLSAGVSTRVSNELGAGKPQVARKAVWCMMFITAAELILVSGTLFASRHIFGYTFSSEKEVVDSVSSMAPLVCLSVIIDGLQGVFSGVARGCGWQHIGAYINLAALYLCGVPAAAILGFLFQLKGRGLWIGISIGALLQAVLLSLVIIYTDWEKQASKARERIFQGRSSVENLTI, encoded by the exons ATGGAAGACTCAGAGAAAAGCTTGGAGGAGACTTTACTACCAAAACAGAGAGAAGATGAAACGCAAAGTTCAGCTCTAACTTGGGATGTGTTCACTCAAGAATGCAAAAAACTATGTTATATAGCAGGTCCCATGGTGGCTGTGACTTTATCCCTTTACTTGATTAACGTTATATCAATGATGATGGTGGGTCACCTCGGTGAACTTGCTCTCTCTAGCAGCGCCATAGCCATCTCTCTCTCTTCTGTTACTGGCTTCAGTCTCATG GTTGGAATGGCAAGTGCTCTAGAAACTCTGTGTGGGCAAGCATATGGGGCAGAGCAATATCGGAAACTTGGAACCCAAACTTACAGTGCTATCTTCTCTCTAATCTTAGTCGCTCTTGCTGTGTCTTTGCTGTGGTTCAACATGGAAAAGCTGCTCATACTACTTGGCCAAGATCCATTAATTGCTCATGAAGCCGGCAAATTTACAAGCTTACTTGTTCCGGCTCTCTTTGCTTATGCAATTTTTCAGCCGCTTACTCGATACTATCAAACACAGAGCTTAACCATTCCCATGCTCATAAGCTGTTGTATTACACTTTGTTTGCACGTACCCTTATGTTGGATCCTAGTATTCAAATCTGGACTTAAAAACCTTGGAGGGGCATTGGCTATCAGTATTTCGCATTGGTTGAATGTGATTTTTCTTGCATCATACATGAAATTTTCTTCTGCGTGTGCAAAAACTCGTGTTCCAATTTCTATGGAGCTGTTCCAGGGAGTTGGGGAGTTCTTCCGCTTCGCCCTCCCTTCTGCTGTAATGATTTG CCTGCAATGGTGGTCATATGAATTTGTAATCTTGCTGTCAGGCCTCTTACCAAATCCACAGCTTGAGACTTCAGTCCTGTCTATATG TCTTACCACGATTGCAACCCTCTATTCATTTCCATATGGGCTAAGTGCTGGAGTGAG CACTAGAGTCTCAAATGAATTAGGAGCTGGGAAACCACAAGTGGCACGCAAAGCTGTCTGGTGTATGATGTTTATTACGGCTGCAGAGTTGATTCTGGTGAGCGGAACTCTCTTTGCAAGCCGGCATATATTTGGCTACACTTTTAGCAGCGAGAAAGAAGTGGTGGACTCTGTATCATCCATGGCTCCTCTGGTTTGTTTGTCTGTTATCATAGATGGATTACAAGGCGTCTTTTCAG GTGTTGCAAGGGGCTGTGGTTGGCAGCATATAGGAGCTTACATCAATCTAGCAGCACTATATCTGTGTGGAGTTCCAGCAGCAGCCATACTTGGATTTTTGTTCCAGCTCAAAGGAAGAGGCCTTTGGATTGGCATAAGTATTGGGGCACTTTTGCAAGCAGTACTGCTTTCTTTAGTCATCATTTATACGGATTGGGAAAAACAG gcAAGCAAGGCAAGAGAAAGGATATTTCAAGGAAGATCTTCAGTGGAAAATCTTACAATATGA
- the LOC110663586 gene encoding uncharacterized protein LOC110663586 isoform X4 has translation MRRKLGITALVNDVVSSCWINKEDDVCFARLFQNPAILIANATKPKALIERERRMEELEKERLNQTFNSYFKTFHETFQTPYSSLDKVSWEEVVKMGDQVYKQATIILQDLLLLSRGSTVGAGPTLSSYISLSLQKVFDAVGCSIKLLAICVSSYGSCDKDLKLDVRRLVGAVRASFEVVCSDLKKTPATNITAIGKEMKQFAVSVKKVLCEMKELKPASSILIDEASDGGPPITEAGLQGEDDDLSPEEMKIAQSAIGVVSETTVVIEELIRTIVGMLDQEKSDNNGSFVYSLEKLLKLCQEIDGEIFELKACLYPPQDVTDIKEALENISRIISEMLAVVESFNTFLATFFQACCGLTSSIKQMETELDNYCTSDIESKMQNVAVSNEREREREREREG, from the exons ATGCGAAGGAAGTTAGGAATCACTGCCCTTGTAAACGACGTCGTTTCAAGTTGTTGGATTAATAAAGAGGACGATGTCTGCTTTGCCCGTTTATTTCAGAATCCGGCGATTCTTATCGCGAACGCCACGAAGCCAAAAGCGTTAATCGAGCGAGAGAGAAGGATGGAAGAACTGGAGAAAGAGCGACTCAATCAAACTTTTAATTCGTACTTCAAAACCTTTCATGAGACCTTTCAG ACACCATATTCATCACTGGATAAAGTGAGCTGGGAAGAAGTTGTGAAAATGGGTGATCAGGTCTACAAGCAAGCTACTATCATTT TGCAGGATTTGCTTTTGCTTTCTCGTGGAAGTACAGTGGGCGCGGGACCTACCCTTTCTTCCTATATCAGTTTATCTTTGCAAAAAGTTTTTGATGCTGTTGGTTGCAGCATTAAGTTGTTGGCGATATGTGTATCTTCATACG GATCTTGTGATAAAGACTTAAAACTTGATGTCCGTCGGTTAGTTGGTGCGGTACGTGCATCATTCGAGGTGGTATGTTCTGATCTCAAGAAGACACCTGCCACAAATATCACAGCAATTGGGAAAGAAATGAAACAATTTGCAGTTTCAGTGAAGAAAGTTCTTTGTGAGATGAAGGAGCTCAAGCCAGCTTCCTCCATTCTGATAGATGAGGCTTCTGATGGTGGTCCTCCCATAACAGAAGCTGGGTTGCAAGGAGAAGATGATGACCTGTCACCTGAAGAGATGAAAATTGCTCAATCAGCAATTGGGGTTGTGTCTGAGACAACAGTTGTCATAGAGGAACTTATCCGTACGATCGTAGGTATGCTTGACCAGGAAAAATCTGATAACAATGGCAGTTTCGTGTATTCCTTGGAGAAGTTGTTGAAGCTGTGTCAAGAAATAGATGGGGAGATTTTTGAGCTTAAAGCATGTCTTTATCCCCCACAAGATGTTACCGATATAAAGGAAGCTTTGGAGAATATATCCCGCATTATCAGTGAAATGCTGGCGGTGGTAGAAAGTTTCAATACCTTTTTGGCAACTTTCTTCCAGGCATGCTGTGGTTTGACGAGTTCAATAAAGCAAATGGAAACTGAGCTAGACAACTACTGTACATCTGATATAGAatctaaaatgcaaaatgttgctgtcagcaatgagagagagagagagagagagagagagagagaggggtga
- the LOC110663586 gene encoding uncharacterized protein LOC110663586 isoform X3 — MRRKLGITALVNDVVSSCWINKEDDVCFARLFQNPAILIANATKPKALIERERRMEELEKERLNQTFNSYFKTFHETFQYLLDQTPYSSLDKVSWEEVVKMGDQVYKQATIILQDLLLLSRGSTVGAGPTLSSYISLSLQKVFDAVGCSIKLLAICVSSYGSCDKDLKLDVRRLVGAVRASFEVVCSDLKKTPATNITAIGKEMKQFAVSVKKVLCEMKELKPASSILIDEASDGGPPITEAGLQGEDDDLSPEEMKIAQSAIGVVSETTVVIEELIRTIVGMLDQEKSDNNGSFVYSLEKLLKLCQEIDGEIFELKACLYPPQDVTDIKEALENISRIISEMLAVVESFNTFLATFFQACCGLTSSIKQMETELDNYCTSDIESKMQNVAVSNEREREREREREG, encoded by the exons ATGCGAAGGAAGTTAGGAATCACTGCCCTTGTAAACGACGTCGTTTCAAGTTGTTGGATTAATAAAGAGGACGATGTCTGCTTTGCCCGTTTATTTCAGAATCCGGCGATTCTTATCGCGAACGCCACGAAGCCAAAAGCGTTAATCGAGCGAGAGAGAAGGATGGAAGAACTGGAGAAAGAGCGACTCAATCAAACTTTTAATTCGTACTTCAAAACCTTTCATGAGACCTTTCAG TATTTGTTGGATCAGACACCATATTCATCACTGGATAAAGTGAGCTGGGAAGAAGTTGTGAAAATGGGTGATCAGGTCTACAAGCAAGCTACTATCATTT TGCAGGATTTGCTTTTGCTTTCTCGTGGAAGTACAGTGGGCGCGGGACCTACCCTTTCTTCCTATATCAGTTTATCTTTGCAAAAAGTTTTTGATGCTGTTGGTTGCAGCATTAAGTTGTTGGCGATATGTGTATCTTCATACG GATCTTGTGATAAAGACTTAAAACTTGATGTCCGTCGGTTAGTTGGTGCGGTACGTGCATCATTCGAGGTGGTATGTTCTGATCTCAAGAAGACACCTGCCACAAATATCACAGCAATTGGGAAAGAAATGAAACAATTTGCAGTTTCAGTGAAGAAAGTTCTTTGTGAGATGAAGGAGCTCAAGCCAGCTTCCTCCATTCTGATAGATGAGGCTTCTGATGGTGGTCCTCCCATAACAGAAGCTGGGTTGCAAGGAGAAGATGATGACCTGTCACCTGAAGAGATGAAAATTGCTCAATCAGCAATTGGGGTTGTGTCTGAGACAACAGTTGTCATAGAGGAACTTATCCGTACGATCGTAGGTATGCTTGACCAGGAAAAATCTGATAACAATGGCAGTTTCGTGTATTCCTTGGAGAAGTTGTTGAAGCTGTGTCAAGAAATAGATGGGGAGATTTTTGAGCTTAAAGCATGTCTTTATCCCCCACAAGATGTTACCGATATAAAGGAAGCTTTGGAGAATATATCCCGCATTATCAGTGAAATGCTGGCGGTGGTAGAAAGTTTCAATACCTTTTTGGCAACTTTCTTCCAGGCATGCTGTGGTTTGACGAGTTCAATAAAGCAAATGGAAACTGAGCTAGACAACTACTGTACATCTGATATAGAatctaaaatgcaaaatgttgctgtcagcaatgagagagagagagagagagagagagagagagaggggtga
- the LOC110663589 gene encoding protein DETOXIFICATION 12 produces MGDTAENKGMEESLFIKEIYDERDGDSSATLTWQLFCQEVKKMGFIAGPMVAVVLSQYLLQVISMTMVGHLGELALSSTAIAISLSSVTGFSLILGMASALETLCGQAYGAKQYQKLGIQTQTAIFCLILVCIPLSVIWINMGKILVFIGQDPTISHEAGKFTMWLVPALFAYATLQPLVRYFQTQNLIFPMLLSSCGALFFHIPLCWVLVFKSGLENVGAAFAICISDWLNVIFLGLYMKYSSACAKTRAQISMELFHGIGEFFRFAIPSAVMICLEWWSFELLVLLSGLLPNPELETSVLSVCLTTISTLYAIPYGFGAAVSTRVSNELGAGNSQLAHFAVYAVLFLAIVETTIVSATLFATRHVFGYVFSNEKEVVDYVTTMAPLVCLSAIMDSLQGVLSGVARGCGWQHVGAFINLAAFYLCGIPVAAILGFWVKLGGMGLWIGILVGAFTQTILLAAVTSCLDWERQASMARERLFGGRSLVDNGIM; encoded by the exons ATGGGAGACACAGCAGAGAATAAGGGCATGGAAGAGAGTCTCTTTATCAAAGAGATATACGACGAAAGAGATGGCGATTCTTCAGCTACTCTAACATGGCAATTGTTCTGTCAAGAAGTGAAAAAAATGGGTTTCATAGCAGGACCCATGGTCGCTGTGGTTCTCTCTCAGTACCTCTTGCAAGTTATTTCCATGACTATGGTTGGTCACCTTGGTGAACTTGCTCTCTCTAGCACCGCCATAGCCATTTCTCTCTCTAGTGTCACTGGTTTTAGTCTCATC CTGGGGATGGCAAGTGCATTAGAAACTTTATGTGGACAAGCTTATGGAGCTAAACAATATCAAAAGCTAGGAATTCAAACTCAGACTGCTATATTCTGCTTAATCCTAGTTTGCATCCCTCTTTCTGTGATATGGATTAACATGGGAAAGATACTTGTTTTCATTGGCCAAGACCCTACAATTTCACATGAAGCTGGTAAATTTACAATGTGGCTAGTTCCTGCACTCTTTGCCTATGCAACTCTTCAGCCTCTTGTTCGATACTTTCAGACACAGAATTTGATCTTCCCAATGCTCCTAAGCTCTTGTGGGGCACTTTTTTTCCACATACCTCTCTGTTGGGTTTTAGTATTCAAGTCAGGACTAGAAAACGTTGGAGCAGCTTTTGCGATTTGTATTTCAGATTGGCTGAATGTAATTTTTCTTGGACTATACATGAAGTACTCTTCCGCCTGTGCCAAAACTCGTGCCCAAATTTCTATGGAGTTATTCCACGGGATCGGAGAATTCTTTCGCTTTGCTATCCCTTCTGCCGTGATGATCTG CCTTGAATGGTGGTCATTTGAGCTGCTTGTGTTGCTCTCAGGACTCTTACCAAATCCAGAGCTTGAAACTTCAGTCCTATCTGTGTG TCTCACAACTATTTCTACACTCTATGCAATTCCATATGGATTTGGTGCTGCAGTAAG CACTAGAGTCTCAAATGAACTAGGAGCAGGAAACTCACAACTAGCACATTTTGCTGTTTATGCTGTGTTGTTTCTTGCAATAGTGGAGACTACTATAGTAAGTGCGACCCTCTTTGCCACCCGCCATGTTTTCGGCTATGTTTTCAGCAATGAAAAGGAAGTAGTGGATTATGTCACGACCATGGCTCCTCTGGTTTGTTTGTCAGCCATAATGGATAGCTTACAAGGGGTGCTTTCAG GAGTTGCAAGGGGTTGTGGATGGCAGCATGTGGGGGCTTTTATCAACCTGGCGGCCTTCTATCTTTGTGGGATTCCAGTGGCTGCAATATTGGGTTTCTGGGTGAAGTTAGGAGGTATGGGCCTTTGGATTGGAATACTAGTTGGTGCCTTTACACAAACAATTCTTCTTGCTGCTGTTACGAGCTGCTTAGATTGGGAAAGACAG GCAAGCATGGCAAGGGAAAGGTTATTTGGAGGAAGATCTTTGGTTGACAAtggaataatgtga
- the LOC110663586 gene encoding uncharacterized protein LOC110663586 isoform X1: MRRKLGITALVNDVVSSCWINKEDDVCFARLFQNPAILIANATKPKALIERERRMEELEKERLNQTFNSYFKTFHETFQYLLDQTPYSSLDKVSWEEVVKMGDQVYKQATIIFGMFWTEEKTELKAVEENMVTYFNTVQDLLLLSRGSTVGAGPTLSSYISLSLQKVFDAVGCSIKLLAICVSSYGSCDKDLKLDVRRLVGAVRASFEVVCSDLKKTPATNITAIGKEMKQFAVSVKKVLCEMKELKPASSILIDEASDGGPPITEAGLQGEDDDLSPEEMKIAQSAIGVVSETTVVIEELIRTIVGMLDQEKSDNNGSFVYSLEKLLKLCQEIDGEIFELKACLYPPQDVTDIKEALENISRIISEMLAVVESFNTFLATFFQACCGLTSSIKQMETELDNYCTSDIESKMQNVAVSNEREREREREREG, encoded by the exons ATGCGAAGGAAGTTAGGAATCACTGCCCTTGTAAACGACGTCGTTTCAAGTTGTTGGATTAATAAAGAGGACGATGTCTGCTTTGCCCGTTTATTTCAGAATCCGGCGATTCTTATCGCGAACGCCACGAAGCCAAAAGCGTTAATCGAGCGAGAGAGAAGGATGGAAGAACTGGAGAAAGAGCGACTCAATCAAACTTTTAATTCGTACTTCAAAACCTTTCATGAGACCTTTCAG TATTTGTTGGATCAGACACCATATTCATCACTGGATAAAGTGAGCTGGGAAGAAGTTGTGAAAATGGGTGATCAGGTCTACAAGCAAGCTACTATCATTT TTGGAATGTTTTGGACTGAGGAAAAAACAGAATTGAAAGCAGTTGAGGAGAACATGGTAACATACTTCAATACAGTGCAGGATTTGCTTTTGCTTTCTCGTGGAAGTACAGTGGGCGCGGGACCTACCCTTTCTTCCTATATCAGTTTATCTTTGCAAAAAGTTTTTGATGCTGTTGGTTGCAGCATTAAGTTGTTGGCGATATGTGTATCTTCATACG GATCTTGTGATAAAGACTTAAAACTTGATGTCCGTCGGTTAGTTGGTGCGGTACGTGCATCATTCGAGGTGGTATGTTCTGATCTCAAGAAGACACCTGCCACAAATATCACAGCAATTGGGAAAGAAATGAAACAATTTGCAGTTTCAGTGAAGAAAGTTCTTTGTGAGATGAAGGAGCTCAAGCCAGCTTCCTCCATTCTGATAGATGAGGCTTCTGATGGTGGTCCTCCCATAACAGAAGCTGGGTTGCAAGGAGAAGATGATGACCTGTCACCTGAAGAGATGAAAATTGCTCAATCAGCAATTGGGGTTGTGTCTGAGACAACAGTTGTCATAGAGGAACTTATCCGTACGATCGTAGGTATGCTTGACCAGGAAAAATCTGATAACAATGGCAGTTTCGTGTATTCCTTGGAGAAGTTGTTGAAGCTGTGTCAAGAAATAGATGGGGAGATTTTTGAGCTTAAAGCATGTCTTTATCCCCCACAAGATGTTACCGATATAAAGGAAGCTTTGGAGAATATATCCCGCATTATCAGTGAAATGCTGGCGGTGGTAGAAAGTTTCAATACCTTTTTGGCAACTTTCTTCCAGGCATGCTGTGGTTTGACGAGTTCAATAAAGCAAATGGAAACTGAGCTAGACAACTACTGTACATCTGATATAGAatctaaaatgcaaaatgttgctgtcagcaatgagagagagagagagagagagagagagagagaggggtga
- the LOC110663587 gene encoding protein DETOXIFICATION 14 — protein sequence MEKQILLGEAGEEKTQRISWRGLIEEVKRMAYIAGPMVVVNLSHYFLQIISIMMVGHLGQLFLSSTAIAMSFSVVTGFSLTFGMSSALETLCGQAYGAKQYRQFGIQIYTAIFSLNVVCIPLSILWICMGKILVFIGQDPLISQEAAKFTTCLIPALFGYATLQAVVRYFQMQSLIFPLIISSLFTLCFHILVCWILVFSSGLGNLGAAFSIGISYWLNVILLAFYMRFSSSCAKTRASVSMELFQGIGEFFRLAIPSAAMICLGWWSFEFLTMLSGILPNPRLEMSVLSVCLSTISTLYTIPDGIGAAASTRVSNELGAGNARAAYVAVWCAMFVTTTQSIIVSSILFATRHVFGYVFSNEKQVVDYVTAMAPLVCISVILGSLDETLSGIAMGCGWQNYGAYVNLVAFYICGMPVAAMLGFWLNMGGKGLWIGILVGSFLQNVLLGIIITCTNWEEQAIKARERVFERRSIAEDGSE from the exons ATGGAGAAGCAAATTCTACTGGGAGAGGCTGGAGAAGAGAAAACTCAGAGGATATCATGGAGAGGGTTGATTGAGGAAGTGAAGAGGATGGCATATATAGCAGGACCTATGGTGGTTGTAAATTTATCACACTATTTCTTGCAAATTATTTCCATAATGATGGTGGGTCATCTTGGTCAACTCTTTCTTTCTAGCACCGCCATAGCTATGTCCTTCTCTGTTGTCACTGGCTTCAGTCTCACC TTTGGGATGTCAAGTGCACTGGAAACTCTATGTGGGCAAGCTTATGGAGCCAAGCAGTATCGACAATTtggaattcaaatctatactgcTATATTTTCTCTCAATGTTGTTTGTATCCCTCTCTCTATCTTATGGATCTGCATGGGAAAAATCCTTGTTTTCATAGGCCAAGACCCTTTAATCTCACAAGAAGCTGCTAAATTTACTACCTGTCTGATTCCTGCACTCTTTGGCTACGCAACCCTTCAAGCAGTCGTTCGATATTTTCAGATGCAGAGTTTGATATTTCCCTTGATTATAAGCTCCTTATTTACTCTTTGTTTCCACATTCTTGTCTGCTGGATTCTTGTGTTCAGTTCAGGACTTGGTAACCTTGGTGCAGCATTTTCAATTGGCATTTCATATTGGTTAAATGTGATTTTACTTGCATTCTACATGAGATTCTCTTCCAGTTGTGCAAAAACTCGTGCCTCAGTGTCCATGGAGTTATTCCAAGGAATTGGAGAGTTTTTTCGCTTAGCTATCCCTTCTGCTGCAATGATTTG CCTGGGATGGTGGTCATTTGAGTTTCTTACAATGCTTTCTGGGATTTTACCAAATCCAAGGCTTGAAATGTCTGTTCTTTCTGTTTG TCTATCAACCATCTCAACACTTTATACAATACCAGATGGAATAGGTGCTGCAGCAag CACTAGAGTTTCAAATGAATTGGGAGCTGGAAATGCACGAGCAGCTTATGTAGCTGTCTGGTGCGCGATGTTTGTCACAACCACACAATCAATAATAGTGAGCTCAATCCTGTTCGCCACCAGGCATGTCTTCGGTTATGTTTTCAGCAATGAGAAACAAGTTGTGGATTATGTCACAGCCATGGCTCCTCTTGTATGCATATCTGTAATCTTGGGCAGCTTAGATGAGACCCTTTCAg GCATTGCTATGGGATGTGGGTGGCAGAACTATGGGGCTTATGTCAATCTAGTAGCATTCTATATTTGTGGAATGCCAGTGGCAGCCATGTTGGGATTTTGGTTAAATATGGGAGGAAAAGGCCTTTGGATTGGTATACTAGTTGGTTCCTTTCTGCAAAATGTTTTGCTTGGTATCATAATAACCTGTACGAATTGGGAAGAACAG GCAATCAAGGCAAGGGAGAGGGTATTTGAGCGAAGATCGATAGCTGAAGATGGATCTGAGTGA